CGGCCAGACGGCCCATGAAATCATCTACCGTGTCCTCGGCGGCTCGCCACATGCCGGCGTGGGCGGGGAGGTCTCCGTAGAAACTGTCGAGATCCTCAAGGCAGTCGCAGATCAGGTTGAAATGTTTGGATTCCTCGTCAGCCGCTTTGACCCAATCGTCATAAAAGCCAATGGGCATCTTAACATCGGTAAACCGCGCGATGATGTCCCAATGCAGATCGACGGCGTTCAACTCGATATGCCCCACCGCATGCAAAAGCGCGATCTGGCCGGGGCGAGAGCCGGGGCGGCGGCGCGGCACATCACGCGGCGACAAAAGTTCCGGTTTTTCAGGACGGGCTGGATGCAAAGGCGGCGTGGCGGACCCGATTTCCGGCGTTTCACCCGCCGCACGCGCGGCAAACCACTGCGCTGCATAGTCCCGAGACAGCGCCGTCTTGGCGCGGCCATCTGCGGTCGAGAGCACCTCGACCGCCATGTCTGCAAGGGTCTTCATCAGAGCGCTTTCGCCGCCTCCATGACCTCGTCCACATGTCCCGGCACTTTCACCTTGCGCCATACCTCGGCGATTTTGCCCTCGCCGTCGATCAAAAAGGTCGAACGTTCGATGCCCATATAGGTCTTGCCGTACATCTTCTTTTCTTTCCAGACGTCATAAGCCTCGCAGACGTCCGAGTCGGCATCCGTCAACAGCTCGACAGACAGCTCTTGTTTTTCAACAAACTTATGGTGGCTTTTCATATCGTCTTTGGACAGGCCAAAGACCTCGACGTTCTCCGCCGCAAAAGCCTCTTTCAATTCGCTAAAACCGATGGCTTCTTTGGTGCAGCCGGATGTGTTGTCGCGGGGATAGAAAAATAGCACCACCGCTTTGGGTTTCAGGCTGGATAGGGTGACGTCCTCGCCAGAGGTGCTGGGCAGGGTAAAGTCGGGCGCGTTCTCGCCGATCTCGGGCATGAGTTCTCCTTGGGCTTTCAGTTTGAAGCCTATATGGTAGTGCGCAGAGCGCGACAAGAAACCGATTGCCGCAATAAAAAATTACCCGAGCCGCCGTGCCTGAACAGATGACCCAGCCTGATCCCGTCAAACCCAAGTCGCGCTTGCGGCGTGTGGGGCTGTGGAGCTTGGGGATCGTGCTGGTGCTTGGTATGGGGCTGGGTGTTTTGGCGGTGACCTCGATTGGGCGCACAATCCATGTCGCGCCTTGGATCAATGCGCAATTGGTGACGCAATTGTCCGGCGCGGTGCCCGGAGCGTCCGTCCAGTTCGAAGGCGCGACTTTGCTGATTGAGGATGATCTGCATCCGCATGTAGTCTTTGAACGCCTGGATCTGGTGCCTGACGATGGTGGCCCGGTGATGTCGATCTCCGAGGTTGAGGCCTCTTTGTCATATCGCAAGCTTTTGCAGGGAAAGATCGCGCCGCGTGAAATTCGTATGTCCGGGGTGATCCTGAATGCCACCCGCGCCGATGAAGGCGAGGTCGCGCTGGCGATTGACGGCGGACAGGGCGGGGCTGCGACCTCGACTTCTTTGGGCGACATCGAGCGAGAAATTGATCGCCTCTTGCAGACATCAGAGTTCGAGAACCTTTCGCGCGTGTCGCTGGATGCGATCACCATTCAGTTTGACGACCAGCGCGCGGGACGCAGTTGGACGGTGGATGGGGGCAGCTTCCTTCTGACACGCGACAACAAAGCACTGCGCATGACGACGAATATCGCGTTGCTGGGCGGGCGTGACTATGTGTCGACGCTTGAATTTAATTTCGAAACCGAACTCGGCCAGCGGGAAGCGCAATTCGGTGTGAACTTTGAAGACGTACCCTCCACCGACATCGCGTCGCAATCACCTGCTTTGACATGGCTAAGCATCCTAGATGCGCCGATCTCCGGTGCGATGCGCTTTGAGATTGATGAAAGCGGAGACCTTGGCCCGTTGAATGCGGCCCTGCGGATCAGCGAAGGCGTTCTGCAACCCGGTGGCGTCGTGCGTCCGGTGCCGTTTAAA
This is a stretch of genomic DNA from Cognatishimia activa. It encodes these proteins:
- a CDS encoding ferritin-like domain-containing protein, producing the protein MKTLADMAVEVLSTADGRAKTALSRDYAAQWFAARAAGETPEIGSATPPLHPARPEKPELLSPRDVPRRRPGSRPGQIALLHAVGHIELNAVDLHWDIIARFTDVKMPIGFYDDWVKAADEESKHFNLICDCLEDLDSFYGDLPAHAGMWRAAEDTVDDFMGRLAVVPMVLEARGLDVTPGMIDIFRKAKLDQVVEALEVIYAEEVGHVAYGSKWFHFLCGRHDLDPKEVFHTLVRKYFHGALKPPFNEEKRAEAGLPPDFYWPLADDPRP
- the bcp gene encoding thioredoxin-dependent thiol peroxidase, translated to MPEIGENAPDFTLPSTSGEDVTLSSLKPKAVVLFFYPRDNTSGCTKEAIGFSELKEAFAAENVEVFGLSKDDMKSHHKFVEKQELSVELLTDADSDVCEAYDVWKEKKMYGKTYMGIERSTFLIDGEGKIAEVWRKVKVPGHVDEVMEAAKAL